Proteins encoded by one window of Salvia splendens isolate huo1 chromosome 7, SspV2, whole genome shotgun sequence:
- the LOC121741519 gene encoding protein SOSEKI 3-like isoform X2 encodes MERTKKYRQLSPERAKVWREKSPKYHYNQLPPQHKQKVPVIYYLSRNRQLEHPHFMEVTLSTPDGLYLKDVIVRLNALRGRGMASTYSWSCKRSYKNGYVWHDLCDNDIILPAHGNEYILKGSEFFEDSNYGNCSPAETVILHNQKALPEPPCSRSQEESSSSSSLDDRATKTSQEDELSPPDQRPHSTSVSPECSTEKNSSWSVTEYKVYKSDGFADASTQTEDNANRGTTRAQRSCMRGVSTDDGLVEPESSGACPRLTPKVKATPEIHRDFVSPPPSTSSASSSSGRTDTLESLIKADARKLNSFRILEEEEFRLPSHSKLKASNMIMQLISCGSVSVKDHSFGLILSYKPRFSHSKFPSLLFSKSSMLGELDCLAENPRLVGMPLEDKEYFSGSLIERNMMKDGAPKLKRSSSFNADRAF; translated from the exons ATGGAGAGAACGAAGAAATATAGGCAACTGAGCCCAGAACGGGCCAAAGTGTGGAGAGAAAAATCGCCCAAGTATCACTACAACCAGCTGCCGCCGCAGCACAAGCAGAAGGTGCCTGTAATTTACTATCTATCTCGAAATCGCCAGCTCGAGCATCCTCATTTCATGGAGGTCACCCTCTCCACTCCAGATGGCCTTTACTTGAAAG ACGTAATTGTGAGGCTTAATGCTTTGAGAGGCCGAGGCATGGCTTCGACTTACTCCTGGTCCTGCAAGAG GAGTTACAAGAACGGATATGTATGGCATGATCTTTGCGACAATGATATAATCCTTCCTGCTCATGGGAATGAGTATATCCTCAAGGGTTCAGAGTTTTTTGAAGATTCCAATTATG GTAACTGTAGTCCTGCTGAGACTGTCATATTACATAATCAGAAGGCACTTCCAGAGCCACcatgttcaagaagccaagaggAGTCGTCATCTTCATCTAGCTTGGATGACAGGGCTACAAAGACTTCTCAGGAGGATGAGTTATCTCCTCCTGATCAGCGTCCTCATTCCACTTCCGTGTCTCCTGAATGCAGCACTGAGAAGAATTCATCGTGGAGCGTTACAGAGTATAAAGTCTACAAGAGCGATGGTTTTGCTGATGCTTCCACTCAAACTGAGGATAATGCGAACAGAGGTACTACTAGAGCCCAACGTTCTTGTATGAGAGGTGTGTCGACTGATGATGGACTAGTGGAGCCTGAAAGTAGTGGAGCTTGTCCTAGACTAACTCCTAAAGTAAAAGCCACTCCAGAGATTCACAGAGATTTTGTTTCACCACCTCCTTCTACATCCAGTGCTTCTTCTTCAAGTGGCAGGACCGACACCTTGGAATCTCTCATTAAAGCTGATGCTAGGAAGCTCAACAGCTTTAGGATacttgaagaagaagaatttcGATTGCCATCCCATTCTAAACTAAAGGCTTCAAATATGATAATGCAACTGATATCTTGTGGTTCAGTATCTGTCAAGGATCACAGCTTTGGCCTAATCCTGAGCTACAAGCCAAGGTTCTCACACTCCAAATTTCCATCCCTGTTGTTCTCAAAATCATCAATGTTGGGAGAGCTTGATTGCCTGGCAGAGAATCCTCGCCTTGTGGGCATGCCTTTGGAGGACAAAGAGTACTTCAGTGGGAGTTTGATAGAAAGGAATATGATGAAGGATGGCGCACCCAAATTAAAAAGATCATCTTCGTTCAATGCTGACCG TGCTTTTTGA
- the LOC121741519 gene encoding protein SOSEKI 3-like isoform X1, with protein sequence MERTKKYRQLSPERAKVWREKSPKYHYNQLPPQHKQKVPVIYYLSRNRQLEHPHFMEVTLSTPDGLYLKDVIVRLNALRGRGMASTYSWSCKRSYKNGYVWHDLCDNDIILPAHGNEYILKGSEFFEDSNYGNCSPAETVILHNQKALPEPPCSRSQEESSSSSSLDDRATKTSQEDELSPPDQRPHSTSVSPECSTEKNSSWSVTEYKVYKSDGFADASTQTEDNANRGTTRAQRSCMRGVSTDDGLVEPESSGACPRLTPKVKATPEIHRDFVSPPPSTSSASSSSGRTDTLESLIKADARKLNSFRILEEEEFRLPSHSKLKASNMIMQLISCGSVSVKDHSFGLILSYKPRFSHSKFPSLLFSKSSMLGELDCLAENPRLVGMPLEDKEYFSGSLIERNMMKDGAPKLKRSSSFNADRSIRQLDSTEDKDEGGSTRTKCIPRSIKVALSKQSRYDSVRSPVSEGPRISSDGVRSSRTSTPASSNGGSKRITEPLPGKHIVS encoded by the exons ATGGAGAGAACGAAGAAATATAGGCAACTGAGCCCAGAACGGGCCAAAGTGTGGAGAGAAAAATCGCCCAAGTATCACTACAACCAGCTGCCGCCGCAGCACAAGCAGAAGGTGCCTGTAATTTACTATCTATCTCGAAATCGCCAGCTCGAGCATCCTCATTTCATGGAGGTCACCCTCTCCACTCCAGATGGCCTTTACTTGAAAG ACGTAATTGTGAGGCTTAATGCTTTGAGAGGCCGAGGCATGGCTTCGACTTACTCCTGGTCCTGCAAGAG GAGTTACAAGAACGGATATGTATGGCATGATCTTTGCGACAATGATATAATCCTTCCTGCTCATGGGAATGAGTATATCCTCAAGGGTTCAGAGTTTTTTGAAGATTCCAATTATG GTAACTGTAGTCCTGCTGAGACTGTCATATTACATAATCAGAAGGCACTTCCAGAGCCACcatgttcaagaagccaagaggAGTCGTCATCTTCATCTAGCTTGGATGACAGGGCTACAAAGACTTCTCAGGAGGATGAGTTATCTCCTCCTGATCAGCGTCCTCATTCCACTTCCGTGTCTCCTGAATGCAGCACTGAGAAGAATTCATCGTGGAGCGTTACAGAGTATAAAGTCTACAAGAGCGATGGTTTTGCTGATGCTTCCACTCAAACTGAGGATAATGCGAACAGAGGTACTACTAGAGCCCAACGTTCTTGTATGAGAGGTGTGTCGACTGATGATGGACTAGTGGAGCCTGAAAGTAGTGGAGCTTGTCCTAGACTAACTCCTAAAGTAAAAGCCACTCCAGAGATTCACAGAGATTTTGTTTCACCACCTCCTTCTACATCCAGTGCTTCTTCTTCAAGTGGCAGGACCGACACCTTGGAATCTCTCATTAAAGCTGATGCTAGGAAGCTCAACAGCTTTAGGATacttgaagaagaagaatttcGATTGCCATCCCATTCTAAACTAAAGGCTTCAAATATGATAATGCAACTGATATCTTGTGGTTCAGTATCTGTCAAGGATCACAGCTTTGGCCTAATCCTGAGCTACAAGCCAAGGTTCTCACACTCCAAATTTCCATCCCTGTTGTTCTCAAAATCATCAATGTTGGGAGAGCTTGATTGCCTGGCAGAGAATCCTCGCCTTGTGGGCATGCCTTTGGAGGACAAAGAGTACTTCAGTGGGAGTTTGATAGAAAGGAATATGATGAAGGATGGCGCACCCAAATTAAAAAGATCATCTTCGTTCAATGCTGACCG AAGTATCAGGCAACTTGATTCTACTGAAGACAAAGATGAGGGAGGTTCCACTCGCACAAAGTGCATCCCAAGATCAATTAAAGTCGCTCTGAGCAAGCAGTCGAGATATGACTCTGTGCGGTCCCCTGTTTCAGAGGGACCAAGAATCTCATCCGACGGAGTAAGAAGTTCAAGAACATCCACACCAGCCTCATCGAATGGTGGGAGCAAGAGAATCACTGAGCCACTCCCAGGGAAACATATAGTTTCATAA